A single genomic interval of Nostoc commune NIES-4072 harbors:
- the infC gene encoding translation initiation factor IF-3, whose product MPVIEKKRTRDLPQINERIRYPKIRVIDTDGAQLGIMLPQEALQLAEEKELDLVLISDKADPPVCRIMDYGKYKFEQEKKAREARKKQHTADVKEVKMRYKIEEHDYNVRVKQAERFLKDGDKVKATVMFRGREIQHSDLAEDLLKRMATDLEPYGELQQAPKKEGRNMMMLISPKK is encoded by the coding sequence ATGCCTGTGATTGAGAAGAAAAGAACTCGCGATCTGCCCCAAATTAACGAACGAATTCGCTACCCGAAAATTCGGGTAATTGATACTGATGGTGCCCAACTGGGAATTATGCTCCCGCAAGAAGCACTACAACTAGCAGAAGAGAAAGAGTTAGATTTGGTGCTAATAAGTGACAAAGCTGACCCGCCAGTTTGTCGGATTATGGACTACGGGAAATATAAGTTTGAGCAGGAGAAAAAGGCGCGGGAAGCCCGGAAAAAGCAGCACACGGCTGATGTCAAAGAAGTTAAGATGCGCTACAAAATAGAAGAACACGACTACAACGTGCGTGTTAAGCAAGCAGAGCGCTTTTTGAAAGATGGCGATAAAGTCAAAGCTACTGTCATGTTCCGGGGTCGAGAAATTCAACACAGCGACCTAGCAGAAGATTTGCTCAAGCGAATGGCAACGGATTTGGAGCCTTATGGGGAGCTGCAACAAGCGCCTAAAAAAGAAGGGCGAAACATGATGATGCTCATCTCGCCTAAAAAATAA
- a CDS encoding phosphoribulokinase — MSRPIILGIVGDSAAGKTTLTRGIAQVLGPENVTLICTDDYHRYDRQQRAEIGITALHPDCNHLDIMQQHLSLLRTGQPILKPVYSHKTGTFEPPQYIKPNKFVIIEGLLGYSTRAARDCYDVKVYLAPPEELRSKWKVKRDTQKRGYTPEQVLAELEKREPDSAEFIRPQRQWSDIVISFYPPTGEDDETNGHLNVRLVLRPTIPHPDFTQIVNSGYGNSDSAIRLGLDRDMSKPVDVLEVDGHATLDQVNKLEHIICSDMPHLRSICDRESNPELGKIAGTTGETLQSYPLALTQLIITYHMLKATQIYQ; from the coding sequence ATGAGCCGTCCAATAATTCTTGGTATTGTAGGTGACAGCGCTGCTGGGAAAACAACACTAACGCGAGGAATCGCTCAGGTACTCGGCCCAGAAAATGTGACGCTGATATGCACAGATGATTATCACCGTTACGATCGCCAACAACGTGCAGAGATTGGCATCACTGCCCTCCACCCAGACTGCAACCATTTAGATATTATGCAGCAACACTTGTCGTTGCTACGCACAGGACAGCCAATTCTTAAACCAGTTTATAGCCATAAAACTGGCACATTCGAGCCACCGCAGTATATTAAGCCCAATAAATTCGTGATTATTGAGGGATTACTCGGTTATTCTACCCGTGCTGCCCGTGATTGTTACGACGTGAAAGTTTACCTAGCACCGCCTGAAGAACTGCGCTCTAAGTGGAAAGTTAAGCGAGACACCCAAAAGCGCGGCTACACACCAGAACAGGTACTAGCAGAATTAGAAAAACGCGAACCAGACTCAGCAGAGTTTATCCGTCCGCAGCGACAATGGTCTGATATAGTAATCAGTTTCTACCCACCCACGGGCGAAGATGATGAAACCAATGGACACCTGAATGTGCGTTTGGTACTACGTCCGACAATTCCTCACCCAGATTTTACTCAGATTGTCAACTCTGGCTATGGTAATTCTGACTCAGCAATCCGCCTGGGACTAGACAGAGATATGAGTAAGCCGGTGGATGTTTTAGAAGTTGATGGTCATGCAACCTTAGACCAGGTGAATAAGCTAGAGCATATTATTTGTTCTGATATGCCCCATTTACGAAGTATTTGCGATCGCGAAAGTAATCCCGAACTGGGTAAAATTGCTGGTACAACTGGAGAAACACTCCAGAGTTATCCTCTTGCTTTGACTCAGTTGATCATTACCTACCACATGCTCAAAGCAACGCAAATCTATCAGTGA
- a CDS encoding cupin domain-containing protein yields the protein MEIKIEHQPVQERLNELGVFKWGIWKKEVSKFPWTYDSQETCYFLEGDVVVTPDGGQPVQMGKGDLVTFPAGMSCTWEITSDVKKHYYFD from the coding sequence ATGGAAATTAAAATTGAGCATCAACCCGTGCAAGAACGCCTTAATGAATTGGGTGTCTTTAAATGGGGAATTTGGAAAAAGGAAGTTTCAAAATTTCCTTGGACTTATGATTCTCAAGAAACTTGCTACTTTTTGGAAGGCGATGTTGTTGTTACTCCTGATGGTGGACAGCCAGTGCAAATGGGTAAAGGTGATTTGGTGACTTTTCCTGCTGGCATGTCCTGCACATGGGAAATTACAAGCGACGTGAAAAAACATTATTACTTTGATTAG
- a CDS encoding creatininase family protein: protein MLLHLSTWQEVEAYLQQSKGIIFPIGSTEQHGPTGLIGTDAICAEAIAVGVGDATGAIVGPTINVGMALHHTAFPGSISLRPSTLIQVVRDYVTCLAKAGFSKFYFINGHGGNIATLKAAFSETYAHLEDLQIPNAQHVQCQVANWFMCGSVYKLAKELYGDQEGSHATPSEVALTQYVYPNAIKQVYLSPEVASGHRIYSAADFRVRYPDGRMGSNPALATPEHGKQFYDLAVKELSSGYLEFVNAE, encoded by the coding sequence ATGTTACTGCATTTAAGTACTTGGCAAGAAGTCGAAGCTTATTTACAGCAGTCAAAGGGGATTATTTTCCCTATTGGTTCCACAGAACAACATGGGCCAACGGGGTTAATTGGCACTGATGCCATTTGTGCAGAAGCGATCGCAGTTGGTGTAGGTGATGCAACTGGCGCGATCGTTGGCCCTACAATCAATGTGGGCATGGCACTGCATCATACTGCTTTTCCTGGCTCAATCAGTCTGCGTCCCAGCACTTTGATTCAAGTAGTGCGAGATTATGTAACTTGTTTAGCCAAAGCTGGTTTTAGCAAGTTCTACTTTATTAACGGACATGGTGGTAATATCGCCACCCTGAAAGCAGCTTTTTCAGAAACTTACGCGCATTTAGAAGATTTGCAGATTCCCAATGCTCAACATGTGCAATGTCAAGTGGCAAACTGGTTTATGTGCGGTTCTGTATATAAGCTAGCTAAAGAATTATATGGGGATCAAGAAGGTTCTCATGCAACGCCAAGTGAAGTAGCACTCACGCAGTACGTTTATCCGAATGCGATTAAGCAAGTATATCTTTCACCAGAAGTTGCAAGCGGACATCGGATTTATAGCGCTGCTGACTTTCGAGTGCGTTATCCAGATGGACGTATGGGATCAAATCCGGCTTTAGCAACGCCTGAACATGGTAAGCAATTTTATGACTTAGCGGTGAAAGAACTTAGCAGTGGGTATTTGGAATTTGTGAACGCTGAATAA
- a CDS encoding pentapeptide repeat-containing protein, translated as MHNLFFKHSCTQKLNPKIPKKLTLRTSALPFAFLCVLLLLFPLPTSAAQTQPERTPLTLELLQERLRTPTLREGNLTVDLQKMVIDLRPENTSFRDAFYQLMRKGLNAKPLGLDLSYTLILGDFVGSDLGLRTPLYAQAIAPIFTATEQQELELLRFVCLESLTNSKDCRSLLGTQSTPSSEIAVFRGVLTLVQTRFNGEIKFSNTFFLQSVDAQGATFLQSTNWNETRFARPVNFNGTKFKQPSNFQGSIFFEKANFKQTQFQDIADFQGSIFEKTANFNQATFKQLAKFNSGQWRDNADFSNVRFANQALFTKANFNQFLLLTEATFEQAVTFREVEFNQSVNLQGASILNQADFSDARFSTEACLSVPGLTFNSNQAKILGNPGQIGKMFCIPTLQGNENILRNLGQNFRQQQQVADANELEYTKQQLRLVEMSRRLTATNINSASVANLINLGFSATQAEAIAQRRLIKSFRNSSELLTLADIDLEKYTQLSKRLIVGEPLSIIGWLLQAWSWLGLSVVLLLSGYGTNFWLVFGVGGVAIAYFGLLFWIVDRYRRLHPVPIIPTFYETISIFVSFSVLELLSLLAIFRNAQQPWLTLGCLLIIIVPVPVALLIRLYQKGRYHDLMDVSYFTEDGTFRQLRLLIGRLPVIPRNQTFRERYMPLLCDRRWNWLNYYDFSLNNLVKLGFNDIRLRDEHLPGIISALAWYQWSLGVIYITLVLWTLSRTIPGLNLLIYLK; from the coding sequence TTGCATAATTTATTTTTTAAACACAGCTGCACCCAAAAGTTAAACCCAAAGATACCCAAAAAGCTCACTCTGCGTACCTCTGCGCTTCCCTTTGCGTTCCTTTGCGTTTTACTTCTCCTCTTCCCCCTACCTACTTCAGCAGCACAAACCCAACCAGAACGCACACCCTTAACTCTAGAATTATTACAAGAACGTCTACGCACACCTACACTCCGCGAAGGCAATTTGACCGTAGATTTGCAGAAGATGGTGATTGATTTGCGCCCAGAAAATACTAGCTTTCGTGATGCCTTTTACCAACTCATGCGAAAAGGGCTAAATGCAAAACCTCTAGGTTTAGACCTCAGCTATACCCTGATTTTAGGGGATTTTGTGGGCAGCGATTTGGGTTTAAGAACCCCCTTATATGCCCAAGCGATCGCTCCGATTTTCACCGCCACCGAACAACAAGAACTAGAACTTTTGCGCTTCGTTTGTCTAGAGTCACTCACGAACTCTAAAGATTGCCGATCGCTGTTAGGAACACAATCAACTCCATCCAGTGAAATCGCCGTCTTTCGTGGTGTCTTAACACTAGTACAAACTCGTTTCAATGGCGAAATAAAGTTCTCTAATACATTCTTTCTTCAGTCTGTGGATGCCCAAGGTGCAACTTTTCTCCAATCCACTAATTGGAACGAAACCAGATTTGCTCGTCCCGTCAACTTTAACGGTACTAAGTTCAAACAACCAAGCAATTTTCAGGGCAGTATTTTTTTTGAAAAAGCTAATTTTAAACAAACTCAATTTCAAGACATTGCTGATTTTCAAGGCAGCATTTTTGAAAAAACTGCCAACTTTAACCAAGCAACTTTTAAACAGTTAGCTAAATTCAATAGTGGGCAGTGGCGAGATAATGCTGATTTTTCTAATGTCCGTTTTGCGAATCAAGCCCTGTTTACTAAAGCAAATTTTAATCAGTTCCTGCTTTTAACAGAAGCAACTTTTGAGCAAGCTGTCACATTTCGAGAAGTGGAGTTTAATCAATCGGTAAATTTGCAAGGTGCAAGCATTCTCAACCAAGCAGATTTTAGCGATGCAAGGTTTTCTACAGAAGCTTGTTTAAGTGTACCCGGTTTAACTTTTAACTCTAACCAAGCAAAAATTTTAGGTAATCCGGGTCAGATTGGTAAGATGTTCTGCATCCCTACATTACAAGGTAATGAGAATATCTTGCGGAATTTAGGGCAAAATTTTCGTCAGCAACAACAAGTTGCTGATGCTAATGAACTGGAATATACAAAACAACAACTGCGATTAGTGGAAATGAGTCGCCGTTTGACGGCTACAAATATTAATAGTGCCTCCGTCGCAAATTTGATTAATCTGGGTTTTTCTGCAACTCAAGCCGAAGCGATCGCCCAGCGTCGTCTGATAAAATCGTTTCGCAATAGCAGTGAGTTACTGACCTTAGCAGATATCGATTTAGAAAAATACACACAACTGAGTAAGCGCTTAATTGTCGGTGAACCCCTTTCGATTATTGGGTGGTTACTGCAAGCTTGGAGTTGGTTGGGGTTGAGTGTAGTGCTGTTGTTGAGTGGCTACGGTACGAATTTTTGGTTAGTTTTTGGTGTGGGAGGAGTTGCGATCGCTTATTTTGGCTTACTATTTTGGATCGTGGATCGTTATCGTCGGCTGCATCCTGTACCAATTATTCCCACATTTTACGAAACCATTTCGATATTTGTGAGTTTTAGCGTTTTAGAATTATTGAGCTTACTAGCCATCTTTCGTAATGCTCAACAACCTTGGCTGACATTGGGGTGTCTTTTAATAATTATTGTCCCCGTCCCGGTGGCTTTATTGATTCGACTTTACCAAAAAGGTCGTTATCACGATTTAATGGACGTTTCTTACTTCACAGAAGACGGTACATTTCGCCAGTTACGATTATTGATTGGACGTTTACCAGTCATACCAAGGAATCAGACATTTCGGGAACGATATATGCCTCTTTTGTGCGATCGCCGTTGGAACTGGCTCAACTACTATGATTTTAGTCTCAACAACCTAGTTAAATTAGGATTTAACGACATTCGCCTGCGAGACGAACACCTACCTGGCATCATATCCGCACTTGCTTGGTATCAATGGAGTTTGGGTGTAATTTACATCACGCTAGTTTTGTGGACACTTTCCCGCACAATTCCGGGATTGAATTTGCTGATTTATCTGAAGTAA
- the radC gene encoding RadC family protein: protein MTYCLRIADLPTNERPRERLMTHGAKILATAELIAILLGTGQGPGKLSAVGLGQYILSELGKHQRDPLAVLREVSPAELMQISGVGPAKATSILAAIELGKRAFQSRPNDGTLIDSPLAAAATLSQDLMWQIQERFAVVLLDVKNRLLGTQVITIGTATETLASPRDIFREVIRQGATRVIVAHNHPSGNLEPSQEDIELTRQLLVGAQLLGIPVLDHLILGNGNHQSLREVTTLWDEHPQGD, encoded by the coding sequence ATGACCTATTGCCTCAGAATTGCCGACTTACCTACAAATGAGCGTCCCCGTGAACGATTAATGACGCATGGTGCAAAAATTTTAGCCACAGCAGAATTAATCGCAATTCTTTTAGGCACCGGTCAAGGCCCAGGAAAACTATCGGCTGTGGGTTTGGGACAATATATTTTGAGCGAATTAGGCAAACACCAACGCGATCCTTTGGCAGTTCTGCGAGAAGTTAGCCCTGCTGAGTTGATGCAAATTTCTGGTGTTGGCCCAGCAAAGGCAACAAGTATCTTAGCAGCAATTGAATTAGGCAAACGCGCCTTTCAATCTCGCCCTAATGACGGCACATTAATTGATAGCCCACTTGCTGCTGCTGCTACCCTCAGTCAAGATTTGATGTGGCAAATACAAGAACGTTTTGCAGTGGTGCTATTAGATGTTAAAAATCGCTTATTAGGTACACAAGTAATTACCATTGGCACAGCAACCGAAACCTTAGCCTCTCCCCGTGATATTTTTCGGGAAGTTATTCGTCAAGGTGCAACGCGGGTAATAGTTGCCCACAACCATCCTTCTGGAAACCTTGAACCCAGCCAGGAAGATATAGAATTGACGCGTCAGTTATTAGTAGGGGCGCAGCTTTTGGGCATTCCGGTACTAGATCATCTGATTTTAGGTAATGGCAATCATCAGAGTTTACGGGAAGTGACAACTTTGTGGGATGAGCATCCACAGGGGGATTAA
- a CDS encoding MFS transporter translates to MELKNHWLAANKVALPRLRLLQWVNLRPEESERTQLMFFFYTTVCVGLRWAEDSTVALFLDEYGTHLLPWMYIASAAMSAALVFLYSWLQKIFPLRRVIVAIAPCMLMPLLLLVVLRWGAHVSYLAVISAFMLRLWVDALYVVNDLNTSIVANQIFNIREIKRTYPLVSSGLLVADVISGFSLPWLLQYTTLNKIIFIACIVILLGSGILLYLTHQYRAAFPETPQRLVTEEQASRQRFIKSPLKRYVWQLFAFVGLLQVIGLLIDFQYLRELQSNLGDRELASFLGLFGGTLGLCELLLQWFISSRLIERMGVFFTATLLPITVGFSLPGVLVLFYLIPAIQSQSFFWGLVIVKFFDELLRYTFVMSSGPILYQPIPEAIRSRMQTLSGGTAEAIATGLTGVLIFATILFCGQFIPVPLQKWVLVAETMLITGTCLKVVWELRSRYVELLVLSVARGQLSATNVGLRFFKQGVVKALGEKGSEADKRSCIELLAQIDPQGCTEVLAPLLVKLTPDLQCQSLEVMLTAGANPAYLSAIRPLLEQPQETNSEVFALALRYIWLAEPNPNLSILEEYLNPRHNSLIRATAAALVLRQGTPMQKVAATQTMRRMLTHKKERERVNGVRALREAVYLQALRIHIPNLLQDESLRVRCAVLEMIAATHLEEYYCALIAALNYKSTRTTAMSALVRLENEVIEMLLRVATNIYKPEVVRMYTWRTIAQIGTQEALEILWEKLETSWGTTRDHILRSLLKIHKQPEIKGLVDRFYESRVENLIEQELKFLGEIYAAYIDLKTLDKKGNQQPSERIVIVSELLQRALLELELDVKERLLLLLKLLYSPEKMQAAAFNLRSLSVVNLARGLEILEHTITLSSKSLLLNILDNRPLPEKLQHLVEAKIIEYENMIVGDRLHRLLTLGNFLSDWCLACCFHFAQVTRTPLTSSEILVSLRHPTGFVREAAIAYLNMVSHRVLLQILPQLEKDPHPLVAAQVKELLEKYQFKN, encoded by the coding sequence ATGGAACTGAAAAATCATTGGTTGGCTGCAAATAAAGTTGCTTTACCACGACTAAGACTACTACAGTGGGTGAATCTCCGACCAGAGGAGAGCGAACGAACTCAACTCATGTTCTTTTTTTACACAACTGTATGTGTAGGATTGCGGTGGGCAGAGGACAGCACTGTGGCGCTGTTTTTGGATGAATATGGAACTCATTTACTACCGTGGATGTATATTGCTAGTGCTGCCATGAGTGCAGCACTGGTTTTTTTATACTCTTGGCTGCAAAAGATTTTTCCCTTACGGCGGGTGATTGTAGCGATCGCCCCTTGCATGTTGATGCCGTTACTATTATTAGTTGTATTACGTTGGGGAGCGCATGTTTCATACCTGGCAGTTATTTCGGCATTTATGCTACGGCTGTGGGTAGATGCCCTTTATGTAGTCAATGACCTCAATACTTCCATCGTCGCTAACCAAATATTTAATATTCGGGAGATTAAACGGACTTACCCATTGGTGAGTAGTGGGCTTTTAGTCGCAGATGTGATCAGTGGCTTTAGTTTGCCTTGGCTATTGCAATACACCACGCTGAATAAAATCATCTTCATCGCCTGTATAGTAATTTTATTAGGATCGGGGATTTTATTATATTTAACTCATCAATATCGAGCGGCTTTTCCTGAAACACCACAAAGACTAGTTACTGAAGAACAAGCTTCACGACAGCGTTTTATTAAAAGTCCTCTGAAGCGCTATGTTTGGCAGCTGTTTGCTTTTGTCGGTCTGTTGCAAGTCATTGGGTTATTAATAGATTTTCAATATCTACGCGAACTCCAATCTAATTTGGGCGACCGAGAACTTGCCAGCTTCTTAGGTCTTTTTGGTGGGACGTTGGGACTGTGTGAGTTGTTGTTGCAGTGGTTTATTTCCAGCCGACTCATCGAACGGATGGGGGTATTTTTCACAGCGACGCTTTTACCAATCACCGTAGGTTTTTCCCTACCAGGAGTGCTGGTATTATTTTATTTAATTCCCGCTATCCAATCGCAAAGCTTTTTTTGGGGTTTGGTAATTGTCAAATTCTTTGATGAACTCCTACGCTACACCTTTGTCATGAGTAGCGGCCCCATCCTGTACCAACCAATTCCAGAGGCAATTCGCAGCCGGATGCAGACTTTATCTGGCGGAACTGCCGAAGCGATCGCTACAGGTTTGACAGGAGTGCTAATTTTTGCAACTATATTGTTTTGTGGACAGTTTATACCCGTACCGTTGCAAAAGTGGGTGTTAGTAGCAGAAACAATGCTGATAACTGGCACCTGTTTAAAAGTAGTTTGGGAATTGCGATCGCGCTATGTTGAACTGTTAGTCTTGAGTGTGGCACGCGGCCAGTTGAGTGCAACTAATGTAGGATTACGATTCTTCAAGCAAGGTGTAGTCAAAGCCTTGGGAGAAAAAGGCAGCGAGGCAGATAAACGCTCTTGTATTGAACTTTTAGCCCAAATTGATCCCCAAGGATGTACGGAAGTTTTAGCACCTCTGTTAGTCAAGTTAACCCCAGATTTACAGTGCCAAAGTTTGGAAGTCATGCTGACAGCAGGTGCAAATCCCGCTTATTTATCTGCTATCCGTCCTTTGCTAGAACAACCCCAAGAAACTAACTCCGAAGTTTTCGCCCTAGCGCTGCGCTACATTTGGCTGGCTGAACCAAATCCCAATTTAAGCATCCTAGAAGAATACCTGAACCCCCGGCATAACTCACTCATCCGCGCCACCGCCGCCGCTTTAGTTTTACGTCAGGGAACGCCTATGCAAAAGGTAGCAGCTACCCAAACTATGCGCCGGATGTTGACTCATAAGAAAGAACGGGAACGGGTAAATGGAGTTAGAGCGCTTAGAGAAGCAGTTTATTTGCAGGCGTTGCGAATTCACATTCCCAATTTGTTACAAGATGAGTCGTTACGGGTGCGCTGTGCCGTATTAGAAATGATTGCAGCAACCCATTTAGAAGAGTACTATTGTGCCCTGATAGCAGCACTTAATTATAAATCAACCCGGACTACAGCAATGTCAGCTTTAGTGCGACTAGAGAATGAAGTTATAGAGATGCTGTTGCGAGTAGCTACCAATATTTACAAACCAGAAGTAGTGCGAATGTACACTTGGCGTACCATTGCTCAAATTGGTACTCAGGAAGCATTGGAGATTTTATGGGAAAAATTGGAAACATCTTGGGGTACAACTAGGGATCACATTCTTCGCAGCTTACTAAAAATACACAAACAACCAGAAATTAAAGGTTTAGTAGATCGATTTTATGAAAGTCGGGTAGAAAATTTAATTGAGCAGGAATTAAAGTTTTTAGGCGAGATTTATGCCGCATATATAGACTTGAAAACACTAGACAAAAAAGGAAATCAGCAACCTAGTGAGAGGATTGTGATTGTCTCTGAGTTATTGCAACGCGCCCTTTTAGAATTGGAATTGGATGTCAAAGAGCGGCTGCTACTGCTATTGAAACTGCTTTACTCGCCAGAAAAGATGCAGGCAGCAGCATTTAATTTGCGATCGCTCTCAGTGGTAAACTTAGCACGAGGGTTAGAAATCCTAGAGCATACTATAACTTTGTCTTCAAAATCTCTATTGCTGAATATTTTAGATAACCGACCACTGCCAGAGAAATTGCAACATCTGGTAGAAGCTAAGATCATAGAATATGAAAATATGATAGTTGGCGATCGCCTCCACAGATTGCTGACGTTGGGTAACTTCCTTTCTGACTGGTGTCTAGCTTGCTGTTTTCATTTTGCTCAAGTAACTCGCACGCCATTGACAAGTTCTGAAATTTTAGTGAGTTTACGTCATCCAACCGGCTTTGTTAGAGAAGCTGCGATCGCATATCTAAATATGGTTTCACATCGCGTTCTCCTGCAAATCCTCCCCCAGTTAGAAAAAGATCCACACCCTTTGGTAGCTGCTCAAGTCAAAGAGTTACTCGAAAAATACCAGTTTAAAAATTAA
- a CDS encoding class I SAM-dependent methyltransferase, protein MTTQTLGLKQNLYDYLLSVSLREPEILTQLRQETAQYPIGRMQIAPEQGQFLALLVQLLGAKKTLDIGVFTGYSSLVVALALPRDGKVVACDVSDEFTTIARRYWQQAGVADKIQLHIAPALETLDRLLATKEAETFDFAFIDADKSNYDGYYERSLQLVRPGGLIAIDNVLWSGRVADRQVQDNRTKKIRAFNQKLHLDQRVSLSLVAIADGLTLALKK, encoded by the coding sequence ATGACAACTCAAACACTAGGACTCAAACAAAACCTTTATGATTATTTACTATCAGTCTCTTTGCGAGAACCAGAGATTTTAACCCAACTGAGACAAGAAACAGCCCAGTATCCAATAGGGAGAATGCAGATTGCTCCCGAACAGGGGCAATTTTTGGCGTTATTGGTGCAGTTACTGGGAGCTAAGAAAACTTTGGATATTGGGGTATTTACAGGTTATAGTTCCTTGGTGGTGGCATTGGCGTTACCGAGGGACGGTAAGGTGGTAGCCTGTGATGTGAGTGATGAATTTACAACGATCGCTCGGCGCTATTGGCAGCAAGCAGGAGTCGCGGATAAAATTCAACTGCATATTGCCCCAGCTTTGGAGACTTTGGATCGGCTACTGGCAACCAAAGAAGCAGAAACCTTTGATTTTGCTTTCATCGATGCAGATAAGAGCAATTATGATGGTTATTATGAGCGATCGCTACAATTAGTGCGTCCGGGAGGACTGATTGCGATCGATAATGTCCTTTGGTCAGGTAGGGTTGCCGACCGCCAAGTGCAAGATAATAGAACTAAAAAGATTCGTGCCTTTAATCAAAAGCTCCATCTTGACCAGCGAGTTAGTCTTAGTTTAGTAGCGATCGCAGATGGCTTGACTCTGGCACTGAAGAAGTAA
- a CDS encoding GNAT family N-acetyltransferase, with translation MELNIRDGFHLTSIYPTDKTAYLEHFKDRSISYTIPVIPYPYTEAAADWWIQHRLEFLRETGREISFAFRNPEGYLIGSVGVDDLKVGQAHRAEIGYWLAKAYRGQGLATDALRVFVQYAFDNLEVIRLTAHVIDFNTPSVKVLEKNRFKLEGCLRQHTKTQNGIFNTLAYGLLKGE, from the coding sequence ATGGAACTCAATATCCGTGACGGATTTCATTTAACTAGCATTTACCCCACAGATAAAACTGCTTACTTGGAACATTTCAAGGACAGAAGTATTTCCTATACAATTCCTGTCATCCCCTATCCTTATACAGAAGCTGCCGCAGATTGGTGGATACAGCATAGGCTTGAGTTTTTGAGAGAAACTGGAAGAGAAATATCTTTTGCATTTCGCAACCCTGAAGGTTATTTAATTGGCTCAGTTGGTGTAGATGACTTAAAAGTTGGACAAGCACATAGAGCAGAGATTGGCTACTGGCTAGCTAAAGCATATCGTGGGCAAGGATTAGCTACTGATGCGCTCCGTGTTTTTGTTCAGTACGCGTTTGATAATCTCGAAGTGATTCGCCTAACTGCTCATGTTATTGATTTCAATACCCCTTCAGTAAAGGTTTTAGAGAAAAACAGATTTAAGCTAGAAGGGTGCTTAAGGCAACATACGAAAACTCAAAACGGTATATTCAATACACTTGCCTACGGTTTGCTTAAAGGCGAGTGA
- a CDS encoding zinc-dependent alcohol dehydrogenase family protein: protein MKAVLMTAAGSPEVLQLQEVPNPTVPVGNSELLVRLVAAGINPIDTKLRSRGTFYPDRTPTILGCDGAGIVEAVGASVQRFRPGDEVYFCYGGLGAHQGNYAEYTVVDERFVARKPASISFAEAAAAPLVLITAWEALYERGRLEPGERVLIHAGAGGVGHVAIQLAKLKGATVSTTVGSEEKANFVKQLSADHVIFYKQTDFVQAALDWTNGEGVDLAFDTVGGETFHKTFPAVRVYGDIVTILEPDANTVWKTARQRNLRIGLELMLTPALLGLEESLQHHAEILEQCATWIDESKLKIHVTHKFPLKEAAKAHQLIESGSVTGKIVLLISDD from the coding sequence GTGAAAGCAGTCTTGATGACAGCAGCTGGCAGTCCAGAAGTTCTGCAACTACAGGAAGTGCCAAACCCTACTGTTCCTGTAGGTAATAGTGAACTTTTAGTGCGTTTGGTGGCGGCTGGCATTAACCCCATTGACACTAAACTTCGTAGCCGAGGAACTTTCTACCCCGATCGCACGCCGACAATTTTAGGATGTGATGGTGCTGGTATAGTCGAAGCGGTGGGTGCTAGTGTTCAGCGTTTTCGCCCAGGTGATGAAGTATATTTTTGCTATGGCGGATTGGGCGCACACCAAGGTAATTATGCTGAATATACCGTTGTAGATGAGCGGTTTGTGGCACGTAAACCTGCGTCTATCTCCTTTGCCGAAGCCGCAGCAGCGCCTTTAGTGTTAATCACCGCCTGGGAAGCTCTATACGAACGGGGACGATTGGAACCTGGCGAAAGAGTTTTGATTCATGCGGGTGCTGGTGGTGTAGGTCATGTAGCAATTCAATTAGCGAAACTCAAAGGTGCTACTGTTTCCACCACAGTGGGTTCTGAAGAAAAAGCTAATTTCGTCAAACAACTAAGTGCCGATCATGTAATTTTTTATAAACAAACAGACTTTGTACAAGCAGCATTAGATTGGACTAACGGCGAAGGCGTAGATTTAGCTTTTGATACCGTAGGCGGCGAAACCTTTCACAAAACCTTCCCCGCAGTGCGAGTATATGGTGATATTGTGACGATTCTCGAACCAGATGCCAACACTGTTTGGAAAACTGCTAGACAACGTAATCTCCGCATTGGTTTAGAATTAATGCTCACACCAGCGTTGCTAGGATTAGAAGAAAGCCTCCAGCACCATGCAGAAATTCTCGAACAATGTGCCACCTGGATCGATGAAAGCAAATTAAAAATCCATGTTACCCACAAATTTCCTTTAAAAGAAGCCGCTAAAGCGCACCAACTAATCGAAAGCGGTTCTGTGACAGGTAAAATTGTTCTACTGATTAGCGACGATTGA